Genomic window (Rosa chinensis cultivar Old Blush chromosome 6, RchiOBHm-V2, whole genome shotgun sequence):
AAGAACCGCGGGATGCCAACAACACAGAGCCAACTGAGAGTTCCTCACTTGGAATCAAGCTTACTACTGGGCGTGATTTAATGGAAACAGAATTTTCTGCTCATCCAAGTCATAGAAAGCACATGAAACCACATCAAGTAGAGGGGTTTAATTTTCTTTGTAGCAATTTGTTGGGAGACAACCCAGGTGGTTGCATTCTTGCTCATGCCCCTGGTTCaggaaagacttttctgatTATAAGTTTTGTCCAGAGTTACTTAGCCAGGTTTCCCGATGCTAGACCACTTGTTGTTCTACCTAAAACCATTTTGGATACATGGAAGAAAGAGTTCCGGATATGGCAAGTTGAGGACATTCCTTTGCATGATTTCTATACTTCCAAGGCAGACAAGCGGTCTCAACAGTTGAATGTATTAAAACAATGGGTAGAGCAGAAGAGCATCCTTTTCTTAGGGTATCAACAGTTCTCTACTATAATGTGCGACATTGGCAGTAGCAAGACATCGGATAAATGCCGAGAAATTCTGCAGAAGTCCCCTAGTCTTCTCATATTGGATGAAGGTCACACACCAAGGAATGATGAAACTAATCAGTTTCAAGCTCTTGTAAGAGTACAGACCCCACTGAAAGTAGTTCTCTCAGGAACACTCTATCAAAACCATGTCAAAGAAGTCTTCACTCTCTTAGATCTTGTTCGTCCAAAGTTTCTGAAATTGGACACTTCCCGGGAGATTGTGAAGCGGATCATGAGCATAGTACGGATATCGGGTGTGAGGAAACAATTAAAAGGTGGAGGAGATTCAGCTTTTTTCGACCTAGTAGAGCATACCCTCAAGAAAGATGAAGACTTTAAGAGGAAGGTAGCCATTGTACAAGATCTTCGAGAAATGACCAGGAAGGTGCTCCATTATTATAAAGGTGACTTTTTAGATGAACTTCCTGGGCTTGTTGAGTTCACACTACTACTCGGCCTCACTTCAAGACAGAAAGCTGAATTTGAAAAATTGAAGGGATTGGACAAGTTAAGGAGAATGCCTGTTGGGAGCCTTGTCTCTATGCATCCAGAGTTGAGATATCTTTCAGAAAAAAATCCATCAACTGAGAAGGGCTGCACAGTTGATAATAAGACCATGGATCGATTCTTAGAAAAGTTAAATTTCAGAGATGGAGTAAAAGCTAAATTCTTTCTTAATATGCTTGCGTTGTGTGAATCAAATGATGAGAAGCTACTGGTTTTCAGCCAATATCTCCTGCCCCTGAAACTTATGGAGAGATTAGCTGTGAAGGAAATGGGTTGGAGTCTCAACAAGGAGATTTTTGTGTTAACCGGTGATACAAACTCTAAGCAAAAAGAATGGTCTATGGAACTCTTTAACACCTCACCGGATGCTAAAGTGTTATTTGGTTCCATTAGAGCTTGTGGGGAAGGTATCTCGCTTGTGGGAGCTTCTCGTGTCCTTATTATGGAAGTCCAGCTCAACCCTTCAGTGACTCGGCAAGCAATCGGACGTGCATTTCGACCAGGTCAGAAGAAGAAAGTGCACGTCTATAGATTGGTTGCTGCTGACTCACCAGAGGAGGATGACCACGTGCTCTCTTATACCAAGGAGATGATATCAAAGATATGGTTCGAGTGGACTGAGAGCTGTGGACATCAAGGCTACTCTGGTATGAAGACTGTAGATCTAAATGACTCTGGTGATATGTTCTTGGAAAGTCAGTTGTTGAAGGAAGATATAAAGGTTTTGCAGAAAAGGTTTGTGCTTTCTTCTTACCTTCATTGCATCTTCATGCATGTATATTCATTAATTCTGCCCATATAAGATCTTGCTTTAAATTTTGCAGGTAAAACATCAAGGACTCTAGGAACATCTATATAATCTCACCCATTGCTTCATGACTTTCAAAGCTTCAAGGACACCGGCATTCTCAGTGTAGGTAGTCCATTTTGAAACATGCATATATGCTGGTAGTAGATATGCAACTGCTGAGGAGTTTCCTTCTTTTTGTATTTATATATGCAGACTGCAATGCCAATTGTTAATGTACATATGGGTTTAGAAATTTATCAGATTCAGGTGCTGATAGAGCTTATAATCTCTTTGTGACATTTACCTGAAGGGGAAAAGAATTCAGAAAGAGCAAGGGTTGACAATATCAGTCAATTATGTTTTAGTATCTCAGAAGAAGTTTCAGAATTTCCATAATGATGCTAAatttatatgatatatataaagTTAAGATTGCTAAACTTGTCTTTGTAAAGGGATGCATGCAAGCATAAAATAATTCATCTTAAGATGATTCATACCGTAAGCATAAGATTACTTCTGAAATAATATGTTCTCTGGTCGTATCAGCCAAGTCACTTTTAATTCATTACAAGTAATTGCTTTTGGTCATAACTAGCTATCTAACTGTATTCCAAGATCAAATAACTTGAGCGCCATTGTGAATGTGTTTATGTTTGCCCAGCCAGAAGCTCTATGAGTCATGAGTGCTTGATCTTTCCCGAAATTGGCCTCTTTCATTTAGCACCAACAACGTCAGCTTTAACTTGCCAGCCTCTAGAGACTGATTTTATCTTCTTGTAACCAGACtcattctcttctttttcaaaaaatccaaaaacctaGTGAGATTAGACCTTTCTGAAAAACATAATTGATGGCCCGTGGATGTACAATGTGGGGATGGACATGTTGTTTCATCTTGAACTTTTCAACAACCTTAATTTTGACAGGAGGAATTTAACAAATTCCAGGGTATAATATTAGCATTACTTTATCTTCAAGGAATCTTGTTACAAGGGGCTATTACCGTAACATTTGTCAGTTGGAGCAAGTTGGAATTGCCATATTTCAGCAGCAACAAGAATGCAGACACTTTCCCTTATTGGTTCTAACTCTTCCTGAATTGCAAGTTCTTGTTTCAAGTTTCTACCAGTTCAATGGCATCAGAAAAGCTTCTGAGGCTTCTCATCCTTTCAGCAAGTTGAAGTTTTGGACCACTCCAACAAGAAGTTCTATGGTACTCTGTCAACCAAATACTTTGAAACTCCAGTGCTATGATGAATTTGAGTACTGTCGGTACAAATCATCATTTAGAGTATACTGGGAGAAATGAATCACTTTCCTGAGAAGGTGGCGCTAAGAAGATCAAAGATTAAAATTGTGAAAATTTACAACTAATGTACCATCATTGATTACTTCAGCGGAGGTAATCCGAATGTTGTAGTAGAGCTCAAGTTCCTCAAGGGGCTCAAGATCAAATATCAAACTTTTCCTACGCTGGAAACATGTGATCATGTGGATTTTCCATGAAAAGCTCAGTGCACAAGAATTTCCAAGAGATGGCAAGTTTGAAATTCTTCAAGGCAAGCTACTCAATACATGCAGCTGAAAAGTTTTCAACACCCTAAACCATGTATCAGAAGCGAATTACGACTTCTTCCATTAGATATGCACTGTAAAATCAAGGCCCCAAGCATGAAGAAAAGTAACTGCACAAACATATCTTCAGACTCGTCCTATATGTTCAAAATTGgtatatatttttcaaaaccTGATAGAAAAGGCAGAAGAACTAACTCACTATGTTATGtttaattttgaaaaacaaaaaaaacaaaacacgaACAAGAAATTATAAAGAAGATTAAATTTGAATTGAGCTAATTGTATACACATCTGTAGTTGAAGTCTTGAAGATTTGAACAAAAATGGCCAAAAGCAGAGGTATTTTTTCAGAAATCGTCTTATCTTCTATAACGGTCGAGTAATTTTTGACAAAGCCAACAGACTATATGGGACCATCAGTTGAAATTCTGTTTTTATAAACAGTTCAGAAGTTAGTCAATACTCATTACGAAAACACTGAAGTGTTTTTCTACCAAAAGGGTTCCAGGTAAGGCTGCCATAAATTTAAAATGCTTTAAAGAGGTATCCCGTAGGATCACCATGCCATGACATTAAAAATTGCATACTTAAGTTGTCTGTAATGATGCTTCTGGTGACAAAACCCGTCGAGACCTCGGTCACGGAAAATATACCCACAAAGCTTAAGAAGTTGAGATACTGTACTAAATTAACAGATGATAATTAAATTCTATAGCTAGCTCTGACCATGTTATTTTGTCAGCTAGCTAGGTTCTGTGATCTTCTATGTTCATAATAAAACTTGATATTTATTGTCATGAGTGTGAAGTGATGATTATTCAAGCAATTCAAAACCTAATAGCAATGTCTGAAGCTtagaagataaaaaaaagactgccaaaaacaaaacagaggtATTTTAGAATACCTCATTTTTAAAGATGGTTTCATTTTCATCATcagtcatcatcatcatcatcatcatctgccAGTCGAACTTTAGACCTGAAGGACTTCGCATATTTCACAAAGCCAACAGGCTAAAGGTGACTTGGCGGTTGAAGTTCTTTAGCTATTTTATATCAACACTATTTTGCAACTCCCTTACTCCCTCTGAGTTTTTCTCTTTCGGCTCTACGGGCAACTCCAGCCTTGAAAATTATATGCTAGTTAACATAAATCTTATTCTAAACAAAGATTAACttgattaagtttttttttttattattccaAAGAAAGATTTCATAACTACGTACTATCAGAGCATGACCGTCTGCTTCTAAACAACCTTCTTCCTTCATTCTTTTACTATTTTACCACTAAATCAATACCAGATGCTGGCTAAACTGCCAATAAATACATTGGCAAAAAATCTTCCACTCATTACTTACTTGAAAAGATTGGTGGGTCACAAAGGCAAGAGACCTAAACAAACGCCATGTCAAGGATAGATGTTGGGTTCTCTATCCTAAACAAACGCCAAAGTTTTTAAAGGAAGGCAAAGGTTCTCAAAAGAGCTGGAATCCACCAAGAGCAAACCTTGCAGCAGCTTCTTTTGCTCCTTCTGAGGGTATACTGAACTTCACCTCCAATCCTACTACTTTAATCAATCAATTTGCTGCCTATCTCAGCAAGAAGTAGGATGCATAGTGGAGGTGAAGAAACAACCATGTCTGGGAGTGAAAGTCACACTGCACTCCTTGGAAAATTTGCTGGGTTTCTTGCAGAAACTAATTGTGTTCCACATGAAGAAGCTCCATGTGCTCTAAAATCATTCTCTACTACTCTCAATGTTTATGCTATGGATGACTATTGGATTATACACTCAGAAGCTACGGATCACATGACAAATAAACTTACAAATTTGCATGATTTTtaaaagggcaatgatatagggcctcaatgaggcctaagatttatggcctcaaatcctaggtgtcatgccatgtaagcaaattctaattttattttcaatttcacataatatatattgctacatcatactattgcaacaccaactttaccattttatatttccttttagatgttaggggtgaataaattacattaatgaattaattaggtgacgaaaaaaaaatcagctattaattatgtattaatttaagagatatgtctacaaattctttaaccaatatttttcttcatttatttaaattctttcctataatttttctttccaaatagcataaatatattgaattaggtgtcaagaaataggcaataaccttattgattaatttcatccaaaaaaaatagcattaataaattgaatttggaaaatacatatgtctaaattaagaggtaagaaaaaaaatttcatgttaattagtagcattcattaattatcatctacaatctaaatataaggaaaataaacaaacagaaaataataaactaaaatataacgtttaaaccctaactacataaagagaaaagaatgaacataagaacatatataatgatataactatatatttttcacattatattttcaaaatttatagAAACGCAACAAAAGTTGaactcatatacatgtgttatgcaaatctattgatcaaatgtatgtgcaaatctattgactgaattacattaaattttttctattcttgacatTGTTATTTAACTCTAAGTATgtgtgtaatgaaaagaaaaaaaaaaaaaagacaaaataatttttttcttttagaaaaaaactcaaaataacttagagtcattagattttggaagactaaaatggtatttttctcaagaattacatggcataatttgacaaataggtgatgtgtgtaggtgacatgacatgacacctaatactgaggccataaatcttaggcctcattgaggccacaaatcattttcctttttaaaaaatGTCTATTCCTTCTAAAGTGTCTATAGCAGATCTGCAGATGGCAAAAGTGCCTCAGTTttgggaaaaggaaaaataaaattattttctagTCTTGTTAAGTCAATTGCTCTTTAATTatgttccttcttttccttttcaacttCTATCTGTTGGAAGAATTACAAACAGCTTAAAATGTCTTGTACGTCATCTTCTCTCCTTATAATGTCATATTTCAGATCTCATCACCAAGAAGACAATTggtgaagtttttttttaatggtcTTTATTATCTATCCAAGAATTCCTCTAATTCCAAGGTTTTTCAAGTCAGTTCCAGTTCAACACAAGATCATCATCTATGGCACCAACGCTTGGCTCATCCTTCAGAGAAAGTGTTGTCTTTTTTGTTTCCAAATATGTGCAAAGCAGACAATCAATGTGATTTCTGTCATCTGTCAAAATCTTCTAGGCTGCCTTTTACATCTTCTCTTTCTAGAGCTAGTAATCCTTTAGAAATCATTCATTCAGATATTTGGGGTCCAATTCTTGAGTCCTATGATGGATTTAAGTATGTTGTAACCTTTCTAGATGATTTTACGAGGATTACTTGGTTGTACTGTTTGAAACTCAAAAGTGAAGTTGTGGATGTTTTTAAGGATTTCCATAAACTTGTCATCACTCAATTTTCATCATATATTCATGTTTTAAGATCCGACAATGGATCTGAGTATATGTCCAATAGTATGTCACAATACTTGAGCACACACGACATTTTGCATCAAACCAACTGTGTTGGTACCCCTCAATAGAATCAGAttgatgagaaaaaaaatcaagaccTTCTTTAAAAAACCAGAGCTCTTAAGGTTCAAAAGAATGttccaaaaaaaatttggtcTCAAGGTGTTCTCACTTCTCACTACCACATACCTCATCAACAAGTTACCTAGTAGAGTACTTGGTTTCAAGTCTCCTCTTAAAGTGTTGAAAGGTAGAAAGATTGATCGATCTTACTTGAAAGTCTTTGGCTGCACATGCTTCGTTCATATTCAAGCTCATTAACGTGATAAACTTGATCCTAGAGCTGATGAGTGTGTTTTCCCTAGGATATACATCTACTCAAAAGGGTTATAAATGCTACAACTATGCTACTAGGAAACTCATTGTCTCCAGGGATGTAAGATTTGATGAAGTTACCCCTTATTTCACCAAAAAATCATGTGATACTGATCAGAGGGATTTTTTATCTGATCTATTTCCAAATCCTAATCTTTCTGTTGTTGAGGATTGCAGTCTATCTATCAATCCTACTCCTCCAGTTGAAGAAGCTTAAGCTATAACTTCTTATTCAGAAATTGATATGCGACCCGTTGTCAAGCCCCCCTCTCCACCTCTAGTTGTTCTTCGTAGAAATCCTCCATGAGAATGAGGTCCTCCATCAAAGCTCAATGACTATGTAACCTACAATGCAAGTATCCAATGACAAACTTAATCTCTTATAAGAAACTTTCCTCTACTCATTCTGGAATTCTGAGTGCTCTTAATAATACTCATGAACTTCAAAGTTTTAAGGAAGC
Coding sequences:
- the LOC112171053 gene encoding protein CHROMATIN REMODELING 35-like isoform X1; the protein is MSNGVPKKRNHSNFMALAQPVIDLSSNGEDNGRRRSSNVHQKIKLEPPPEHHQQVMDMEVQYPNNLTALAPPAIVLSSDDEDNGSREPLHLYPKIVLEPPPPTEHDQRVIDMETKSSNNIAAVGPSVVFLSSDDEDDESRMIFHEKVVLEPVDRLLKKSSMDSVEMNAQRKELETIPGLNMGMHKDIKDGVQSTDHIWKDVDVGAAEDVAGLELIDCHGHDILVQDCLASKDHLEELKTLAEKDVDIDGDRTSEKEFSDQSNSESIEDIQSIAPSTEVGTLVHENDMVVGEGNVEDDMKDSGKINVEEDDRHDTEEDDENNIKEDDLSDIEEDDVNDNEEDDANDIEGEDLTDAWNEMTMALQCAKDIAVGPSADDPSSECGEECDHYFILKDDLGLVCRICGVIQKGIDTIFEFQYNKGKRSTRTYVQEPRDANNTEPTESSSLGIKLTTGRDLMETEFSAHPSHRKHMKPHQVEGFNFLCSNLLGDNPGGCILAHAPGSGKTFLIISFVQSYLARFPDARPLVVLPKTILDTWKKEFRIWQVEDIPLHDFYTSKADKRSQQLNVLKQWVEQKSILFLGYQQFSTIMCDIGSSKTSDKCREILQKSPSLLILDEGHTPRNDETNQFQALVRVQTPLKVVLSGTLYQNHVKEVFTLLDLVRPKFLKLDTSREIVKRIMSIVRISGVRKQLKGGGDSAFFDLVEHTLKKDEDFKRKVAIVQDLREMTRKVLHYYKGDFLDELPGLVEFTLLLGLTSRQKAEFEKLKGLDKLRRMPVGSLVSMHPELRYLSEKNPSTEKGCTVDNKTMDRFLEKLNFRDGVKAKFFLNMLALCESNDEKLLVFSQYLLPLKLMERLAVKEMGWSLNKEIFVLTGDTNSKQKEWSMELFNTSPDAKVLFGSIRACGEGISLVGASRVLIMEVQLNPSVTRQAIGRAFRPGQKKKVHVYRLVAADSPEEDDHVLSYTKEMISKIWFEWTESCGHQGYSGMKTVDLNDSGDMFLESQLLKEDIKVLQKR
- the LOC112171053 gene encoding protein CHROMATIN REMODELING 35-like isoform X2, whose product is MSNGVPKKRNHSNFMALAQPVIDLSSNGEDNGRRRSSNVHQKIKLEPPPEHHQQVMDMEVQYPNNLTALAPPAIVLSSDDEDNGSREPLHLYPKIVLEPPPPTEHDQRVIDMETKSSNNIAAVGPSVVFLSSDDEDDESRMIFHEKVVLEPVDRLLKKSSMDSVEMNAQRKELETIPGLNMGMHKDIKDGVQSTDHIWKDVDVGAAEDVAGLELIDCHGHDILVQDCLASKDHLEELKTLAEKDVDIDGDRTSEKEFSDQSNSESIEDIQSIAPSTEVGTLVHENDMVVGEGNVEDDMKDSGKINVEEDDRHDTEEDDENNIKEDDLSDIEEDDVNDNEEDDANDIEGEDLTDAWNEMTMALQCAKDIAVGPSADDPSSECGEECDHYFILKDDLGLVCRICGVIQKGIDTIFEFQYNKGKRSTRTYVQEPRDANNTEPTESSSLGIKLTTGRDLMETEFSAHPSHRKHMKPHQVEGFNFLCSNLLGDNPGGCILAHAPGSGKTFLIISFVQSYLARFPDARPLVVLPKTILDTWKKEFRIWQVEDIPLHDFYTSKADKRSQQLNVLKQWVEQKSILFLGYQQFSTIMCDIGSSKTSDKCREILQKSPSLLILDEGHTPRNDETNQFQALVRVQTPLKVVLSGTLYQNHVKEVFTLLDLVRPKFLKLDTSREIVKRIMSIVRISGVRKQLKGGGDSAFFDLVEHTLKKDEDFKRKVAIVQDLREMTRKVLHYYKGDFLDELPGLVEFTLLLGLTSRQKAEFEKLKGLDKLRRMPVGSLVSMHPELRYLSEKNPSTEKGCTVDNKTMDRFLEKLNFRDGVKAKFFLNMLALCESNDEKLLVFSQYLLPLKLMERLAVKEMGWSLNKEIFVLTGDTNSKQKEWSMELFNTSPDAKVLFGSIRACGEGISLVGASRVLIMEVQLNPSVTRQAIGRAFRPGQKKKVHVYRLVAADSPEEDDHVLSYTKEMISKIWFEWTESCGHQGYSGMKTVDLNDSGDMFLESQLLKEDIKVLQKR